GTACATGAGCTTGGTTCGCCCTAGAATTCCATGTTTGGTCAGCATCACATCTGGTTTGACTCCCAGCCTCTGTAGCTTTGGCTTTAGATCACTACACCTTTTTAGAGTCACAGAAGCTGCCAGGAGAACAAGACTTCCAGAAACCTGCCACCATGACGGGCTGCTGCAGCTTCAACCCTCTCAGTGGCCACCTCACCTCACCAAACACTCTCTCCTCTGGCAGGTATCTCGTCACCCATTTAATGGGCGCTGACCTCAACAACATTGTGAAGTGTCAAAAACTCACAGATGACCACGTGCAGTTCCTCATATACCAGATCCTGCGGGGGTTAAAGTACATTCACTCGGCCGACATCATCCACAGAGTGAGTACCTGCTTGGGTTGCTGTGCTGTTCCTCTGCCCGTGAGCTGACTTGGTTCCTAACCCACTTTCGCATGTGTTTATGGTTGCTGTTACGTTCACATGGCTGCTTGAACAAACACCAGACCAGGCAGTCAAACGCCACAAAACTAATGATGTTTTCTCTTAATCAGACTTTACAAGCAGCACGACGTGTCCTCACGTTATCAGCACCGCTATAAAGGGTTTGCGCCAGATCAGTGATGCgccatgttcttgttttaatgtGACAAAAGGCTGAACTTTACAGAAGCAAAACTTTTCATTCTGTTGCATGTTGTCTTTATTCTCAATGAGAATGAAGTATTTCAtctcattttctttaaaaaaaggaactatggttctataataataataacaataataataactatggTTCCTTTTTTGGTTTGTGCACATAAACTTGTCGAAAGATATCTCCCAGTCCCACTTATCCCTGTCTAACCTATGAAGCCCTCACTGCTTCAGAAGTGATGACCTGTCTCTGCTTCTAGGATCTGAAGCCCAGTAACCTGGCTGTGAATGAAGACTGTGAGTTGAAGGTGAGTTGCTGCGACTGTGCTCTTGCTTCCTCAGCGGACGACAAACTTGTTTTCGCCCCCTTGCTCAGATTCTGGACTTTGGTTTGGCGCGGCACAGTGACGATGAGATGACGGGTTACGTCGCCACCCGTTGGTATCGCGCCCCGGAGATCATGCTGAACTGGATGCACTACAACATGACAGGTGCGCAGTTGTTGTTGCGTTCTGAGGTGTCACGTGACCACTGAACTGTCTCCTCTCGTGTCTTTCAGTGGATATCTGGTCCGTCGGCTGCATCATGGCAGAGCTCCTGACCGGGAGAACGTTGTTTCCTGGCACCGACCGTATCCTTAACGCACTGACGCTGAAGATTTCTGTCTGGGCTgcatacatttacatttcctgTTGTGAAACCTCGCCTCTCTCTTCacttctgatctgatctgatctgggGGGTTTCTGTGATGAGATCTGCTCAGATGGCTCCACGTTTTGCAGTACTGATTCAGTGGCCTGCCTCCATCCCATCCTCTTTGCTGAAGCTGGAACCTCTGGTTCATGTCTTCGGGATAATGCCTCTGTCATGTTCCTCctttcctctctgtctctggctGAGCTCATTGGAAGTTCTCGACTCGATTGTCCTGCTTGTCATTGCCAAGCCTATCTTTGCTCCACTTCCTGGCTCCTCTCTGTGCAGACTTGCATGCTGGGATTCCCACTTCCTTCTGTCCATGTATAAATGTGAGCCGCTTGGTTCTGTAGTTGTGCCGTGTCACCAGGAGGTAGAGACTTTCAGGTCCTCGTCCAGAAGCTGTCATCCTTTAACCAGTGCTGGTAGATATTGATCAGTTGAAGCTTATCATGATGCTGGTCGGAACCCCGGGCTCCGAGCTCTTGATGAAAATATCTTCAGAATCTGTGAGTTACAACATTGTGAAAGGCTTTCTGCTCCACTAACCTCCTGTGTCTGCGCTGGGTTGGACTGCATGTGTTGTGCCCTGTCATCGAGGCATTTGCAGCTGGAACTTCAATTCTCTCCATCCACAATCCCGTTCTAGTTTGCTGCTGTggtttgaagtgtgttttctgGGCTTGAGCTGCACTGTGTTCCACCGCTTCCTAACCTCCTCTGCTCTGTCGCTACACTGCCTTGACACCAGCTTCGTAGATATAAACCAGCTACAGCAGATAATGCGTCTGACAGGAACGCCCCCGTCGTCTCTAATAAGCAGGATGCCCAGCCATGAGGTGAGCAGGCTCCGCAGTGCTGTCCAGGGGCTCCACTGAAACCTCACCTTCAAACCACCTTTTTGACTATATGAGTGAATGATGGGCGTATCAGCCCTGCTGCGCCGAATTACAAGCTGTGTATTGATGGTTCTCTATTTGACCCGCATGATTTTCTGTTTCAATTGTCGCCATTAGTGCTGTGTTTTCCCTTGGTCATCTCAGCTCCAAGTCAGCTCTGAAACCGGAAGACCGGAAATTGGCAGAAAGGCTGAGCTCAGAAGTGTTGTCCTGACTTTGTGAGATTAATGGGAGACTGGAACACACCTCTTTATTTCACGTGGAGCTCAGTTTCGTTCTTAAAGCCTGAACGATGTCGATGAATTTCACTGTGCAACAGGGAATGATGTGCCCTGCATGTGTCTGCTGTGCTGACCGATATTTGCATGACCCAATCTGCATGATCAAACCCTTGGTGCAGCTTGAGTATTAAACTCAGCTCTTGAGCACCATTGCACTGATGACACAGACGCAGTTGTGAGCTGTAGAGTGTCGTTGAGAGGCCCAGCAGGAACTGGCACCCGCCCTGCTGAAAGTTGCACTCACCAGTGAATGTAGAAGTGAGAGCAGTGACACAATAAACCACACTCTTGTTATGATTCCGCTGCGAGAACCAGTGTCTTTTCCTGTCAACATCTCCACCAAAGTATGCCAAAGAATCAACAGGGAAATGGACAGGTTTTCATACTCCTCTCTCTTCACACATCCCTAACTGACGCATGAGGAGGATCAGGATCAAAAGCTCCTAGTCAGGACTCGGTCGTCGTGACTTATTCTAGTCTTGCTGATTTGGAAGCCTCTGGGATTCCATAGACCAGGGGTGTCCAACAGAATCCCAAAATGATGGGGTGCGCACTTTAGATGCATCTACTCAgcaaggtggcgctgttgtgtcATATGTAGTGTTGTCGCTTTGCACCCGCGAGAGTGAGTGATCTGGAGTTGAACTCATGTTGAATAGTCAACAAGCCGTAAAATATTCCTGGCAGCTCTCTGTATTCCAAGTGATTTTCACAGCTGTTTACAAACGTGATAAGAGGAAGTTCGTATCAGATGCGACGTCtcaattttatctttttttcaggCCCGAAACTACATCAGCTCCCTGCCTCAGATGCCCAAGAGGAATTTTGCAGACGTCTTCATTGGCGCAAATCCACTCGGTGAGATCATGACAATGAGCTTGAATTAGATTGTCTTATGCTTTCACTCCCCTCTGTGActcatgttttcaggatgttTTCGCATCAACCGTCACTGAAAGTGTAGGTGGAGTTACAGTAAATGTGTTAAGTGTTCACTGTGCTCGTCCAACATAAAACATGTGATCTACCAAGTAAAGTTCCCAAGACTTTTGAATTGAAAGTATCTGATAACAAGTGTCCCGTCAGTCTTGAGGGGGACCTGCGACGCTGTGGTATCGTTCGCTTATGCAGCTCTTTCTCTGTTTCTCAAGCGGTGGACCTGCTGGAGAAGATGCTGGTTCTGGACACAGATAAGCGGATAACGGCAGCCGAAGCCCTGGCCCACTCCTACTTCAGCCAGTACCACGACCCGGACGACGAGCCCGAGGCCGAGCGCTACGACCAGAGCTTTGAGAGTCGCGAGCTGGAGATCGAGGAGTGGAAACGTAGGTGAACCCTCCGTAGGTCACAGCACTACACTTCTCCTCGCTCACCGCCCTATCGCTGCTTGCAGGATTAACCTGGGAGGAGCTGTGTAGTTTCGAGCCACCAATCTTTGACGAGGACGATGACGACATGGAGTGAAGAGGTCTCTGGACGCCGCTGTGACCATGTTACCCGCCTTGAAGTTTAGTGTCTTTCTCTCACCAGCCTTCTTCACGTCTCGACTATTTCAGGGGATCATTGCTATTTTAGTTATTTATGAACCACTTATGAATTGCTGGAGAAGCTCCATGTTCAGATTCTAACATTTCTCTGTCTAGAATTTGTCACTGTGACTCTGCTGAAACACAATAGCTGTGCTAGTTTGTGATTGGTTAATAGTTGACAGATGAATTTAACACCGCCCTGTCGGTCAATTCCTTGTTGTTTAAATTGGCCCTGGACCTGTATTTTAATGGTATTTAGATGATGTTTCACTAGATGGAAGCTAGCGTTCTACACTTGTGATTAGCTGGTAGAATTCCTGAAGATGATTTCTGAATGTGCTCAGCCAAAATGTGGGGGACTAAAGGCCTGAAAATACACGGCTTCATACTCTGCTCTA
This portion of the Synchiropus splendidus isolate RoL2022-P1 chromosome 18, RoL_Sspl_1.0, whole genome shotgun sequence genome encodes:
- the mapk14a gene encoding mitogen-activated protein kinase 14A isoform X2, which produces MSQKERPNFYRQEVNKTIWEVPERYQNLSPVGSGAYGSVCSAFDEKTGLKVAVKKLSRPFQSIIHAKRTYRELRLLKHMKHENVIGLLDVFSPATSLKEFTDVYLVTHLMGADLNNIVKCQKLTDDHVQFLIYQILRGLKYIHSADIIHRDLKPSNLAVNEDCELKILDFGLARHSDDEMTGYVATRWYRAPEIMLNWMHYNMTVDIWSVGCIMAELLTGRTLFPGTDHINQLQQIMRLTGTPPSSLISRMPSHEARNYISSLPQMPKRNFADVFIGANPLAVDLLEKMLVLDTDKRITAAEALAHSYFSQYHDPDDEPEAERYDQSFESRELEIEEWKRLTWEELCSFEPPIFDEDDDDME
- the mapk14a gene encoding mitogen-activated protein kinase 14A isoform X1, with translation MSQKERPNFYRQEVNKTIWEVPERYQNLSPVGSGAYGSVCSAFDEKTGLKVAVKKLSRPFQSIIHAKRTYRELRLLKHMKHENVIGLLDVFSPATSLKEFTDVYLVTHLMGADLNNIVKCQKLTDDHVQFLIYQILRGLKYIHSADIIHRDLKPSNLAVNEDCELKILDFGLARHSDDEMTGYVATRWYRAPEIMLNWMHYNMTVDIWSVGCIMAELLTGRTLFPGTDHIDQLKLIMMLVGTPGSELLMKISSESARNYISSLPQMPKRNFADVFIGANPLAVDLLEKMLVLDTDKRITAAEALAHSYFSQYHDPDDEPEAERYDQSFESRELEIEEWKRLTWEELCSFEPPIFDEDDDDME